From a single Stackebrandtia endophytica genomic region:
- a CDS encoding NAD-glutamate dehydrogenase, protein MHSAVLTLAWARIHLGAGVTVLAIVADDDEREFDEELPNRERLISEAAELAGEDERLAELVRLYWRFVPDEDLAGRAPGDLFTTVVQHRELAQQRLPGELKISVTTPEVREVNGSNPVPAPTRIDVVTDDMPFLVDSITGALTARKRDISLLVHPQVTVRREVMGALLAVPADVDSSDKGDEGEVVNESWMHVEIDRLRDDAAAEEIRDHVASVLTDVRECVEDWQKMRRAALSLAEEFITDGHRLPVPDKDLSDAVDLLRWLADDQFIFLGYREYRLVDSDEGLALEAEIGTGLGLLRTDQAVPKPLSAMNPDARERALEKRLLIVTKANSRATVHRNAYMDYLGFKIFDDDGNVVGERRFLGLFTSSAYLSSVKELPVVSRKVAEVMQRSGLPATSHSGKDLMTILETYPRDELFQIRTDDLYRTAMAVLRLAGRRRLRLFTRKDTYGRFISCLVYLPRDRFNTDNRLKIQDILSKRLNGVGVDFATHVSDSVLARIHVTVRTDPADPPGEIDNDSIQRELAEATRSWDADFENLLDRKVGTEQSKELCDRYVKAFSNTYKDGHSPFEAAKDIAKLELVDEPGELALHLYRRRKSDSDVRFKVFRFAEPMMLSAVLPVLHSLGVQVADERPYEVRRDDGVIYLHDFGLRLSDSTIHVPKVRSIVENAFSASWRGEAETDEFNELVLKAGLTWRQVVILRAYSRYLRQAGNVHSPAFMATTMGLHPQLAGMLVRLFETRFDPELQLTSEARNHEAAELVSAIEAELENVPSLDADRILRAFLGMIQATLRTSYFQRGASGRPKPYVAFKLDPQSIPELPAPRPEYEIFVYSPKFEGVHLRFGKVARGGLRWSDRQEDFRTEILGLVKAQAVKNAVIVPVGAKGGFVLKDPPADRETLQVEGVTCYKAFISALLDVTDNIDPSGKVVPPSDVVRHDGDDTYLVVAADKGTATFSDLANEIAAKYNFWLGDAFASGGSAGYDHKKMGITARGAWESVKRHFRELGVDTQTQEHTAVGIGDMGGDVFGNGLLCSPFTRLVAAFNHMHIFIDPDPSTEAAYAERRRLFNLPRSTWEDFDPSIISEGGGVFSRSAKSIPLTPQIRQALSIEDDVKQLTPSALIQAVLRAEVDLLWNGGIGTYVKAAAETHADVGDKGNDALRVNGEELRCTVVGEGGNLGFTQRGRIEFAKKGGHISTDFIDNSAGVDSSDHEVNIKVLLSRAITAGELAVDARDDLLAEMTDEVAELSLRDNYEQNSALASADAQAPKLLSVHRRLMNYLQRTAGLDIELEALPNEKAITHRTATGTGLTEPELAVLLSYVKLGLADEVLQTSLPDESWTSPVLVDYFPTPLRKRFARLMPEHPLRREIVTTAVVNEVVNRGGTSYVFRVAEETSCAVADVLRAYVIVREVFGLRDIWKQIEGLDNKVPAEAQTAAMLVVRRLLDRGARWLVQNRSVPLDVPGEIERLQSGVTTLLPRITELLRGTERDGMNEYGERLVSKGVPQDLADRVVGLMYGFGLVDVVDIADTVGEDLETVADVYFTVTARFRADDVLNKISALSRLDRWQTLARMALRYDLYAAVAALTSQVMQSTADDLSPVDRLDQWESDNAATLNRVTGAMEEFAASDADLAALSVLLRQIRTLAQASASRGARSA, encoded by the coding sequence ATGCATAGCGCGGTGCTCACACTGGCGTGGGCACGGATTCATTTGGGAGCTGGCGTAACAGTGTTGGCGATAGTGGCAGACGACGACGAACGTGAATTCGACGAGGAACTGCCCAACCGGGAGCGACTGATTTCCGAGGCGGCCGAATTGGCCGGCGAGGACGAGCGACTGGCCGAACTGGTAAGGCTGTATTGGCGGTTCGTCCCCGACGAGGACTTGGCGGGCCGAGCACCGGGGGATCTGTTCACAACCGTGGTGCAACACCGGGAGCTGGCGCAGCAACGGCTTCCCGGTGAACTCAAGATCTCGGTGACCACCCCCGAGGTGCGGGAGGTCAACGGAAGTAACCCCGTTCCGGCGCCGACCCGTATCGATGTCGTCACCGATGACATGCCGTTCCTGGTCGACTCGATCACCGGCGCTCTCACCGCCCGCAAGCGCGACATCAGCCTGTTGGTGCACCCGCAGGTCACGGTCCGTCGCGAAGTCATGGGAGCGCTACTGGCCGTTCCCGCCGACGTCGACTCCTCCGACAAGGGCGACGAGGGCGAGGTCGTCAACGAGAGCTGGATGCACGTCGAGATCGACCGCCTCCGTGACGACGCCGCCGCCGAAGAGATTCGCGACCATGTCGCCAGCGTCCTCACCGACGTGCGCGAATGCGTCGAGGACTGGCAGAAGATGCGCCGGGCCGCCCTGTCACTGGCCGAGGAGTTCATCACCGATGGACACCGGCTTCCGGTTCCGGACAAGGATCTCAGCGACGCCGTCGACCTGCTGCGCTGGCTGGCCGACGACCAGTTCATCTTCCTGGGGTACCGGGAGTACCGGCTCGTCGACAGCGACGAGGGCCTGGCACTGGAGGCGGAGATCGGCACCGGTCTCGGTCTACTACGCACCGACCAGGCGGTCCCCAAGCCGTTGTCGGCGATGAACCCCGACGCTCGGGAACGCGCGCTGGAGAAGCGACTGCTGATCGTCACGAAGGCGAACTCGCGCGCCACCGTGCACCGCAACGCCTACATGGACTACCTGGGCTTCAAGATCTTCGATGACGACGGCAACGTGGTCGGGGAACGCCGATTCCTCGGCCTGTTCACCTCGTCGGCCTACCTGTCCTCGGTGAAGGAACTGCCGGTGGTCAGCCGCAAGGTCGCCGAGGTCATGCAGCGTTCCGGTCTGCCCGCCACCAGTCACTCGGGCAAGGATCTGATGACGATCCTGGAGACCTACCCGCGCGACGAACTGTTCCAGATCCGCACCGACGACCTCTACCGCACCGCGATGGCGGTACTGCGGTTGGCCGGTCGCCGTCGGCTGCGCCTGTTCACCCGCAAGGACACCTACGGGCGGTTCATCTCCTGCCTGGTCTACCTGCCCCGGGATCGGTTCAACACCGACAACCGGTTGAAGATTCAGGACATCCTGTCGAAGCGGCTCAACGGGGTCGGCGTCGACTTCGCCACCCACGTGTCCGATTCGGTGCTGGCGCGCATCCACGTCACGGTGCGCACCGACCCGGCCGACCCGCCCGGTGAGATCGACAACGACTCGATCCAGCGGGAGCTCGCCGAGGCCACCCGTTCCTGGGACGCCGACTTCGAGAACCTGCTGGACCGCAAGGTGGGGACCGAACAGTCCAAGGAGCTGTGCGACCGTTACGTCAAGGCGTTCTCCAACACCTATAAGGACGGTCACTCGCCGTTCGAGGCGGCCAAGGACATCGCCAAACTGGAACTGGTCGACGAACCCGGTGAACTGGCCCTGCATCTGTACCGCCGCCGCAAGAGCGACAGCGACGTACGGTTCAAGGTGTTCCGGTTCGCCGAGCCCATGATGCTGTCGGCGGTGCTGCCCGTGCTGCACTCGCTGGGCGTCCAGGTCGCCGACGAACGCCCCTACGAGGTGCGGCGCGACGACGGTGTCATCTACCTCCACGACTTCGGGCTGCGCCTGTCGGACTCGACGATCCACGTTCCCAAGGTTCGCTCGATTGTGGAGAACGCCTTCTCCGCGTCGTGGCGCGGCGAGGCCGAGACCGACGAGTTCAACGAACTGGTCCTCAAAGCCGGACTGACCTGGCGACAGGTCGTCATCCTGCGCGCCTACTCCCGCTACCTGCGGCAGGCCGGAAACGTGCACTCGCCGGCGTTCATGGCGACCACGATGGGGCTTCACCCCCAACTGGCCGGCATGTTGGTGCGGCTGTTCGAAACCCGGTTCGACCCCGAACTGCAACTGACCTCCGAGGCCCGTAACCACGAGGCCGCCGAACTGGTCAGCGCCATCGAGGCGGAGCTGGAGAACGTCCCCAGCCTGGACGCCGACCGCATCCTGCGTGCCTTCCTCGGCATGATCCAGGCGACGCTGCGCACCTCCTACTTCCAGCGCGGCGCCAGCGGACGGCCCAAGCCGTACGTGGCGTTCAAACTCGACCCGCAGTCCATTCCGGAGCTTCCCGCGCCCCGGCCCGAGTACGAGATCTTCGTGTACTCGCCGAAGTTCGAGGGCGTGCACCTGCGGTTCGGCAAGGTCGCCCGCGGTGGCCTGCGCTGGTCGGACCGCCAGGAGGACTTCCGCACCGAGATCCTCGGCCTGGTCAAGGCTCAGGCGGTCAAGAACGCCGTCATCGTCCCGGTCGGGGCCAAGGGCGGCTTCGTACTGAAGGACCCGCCCGCCGATCGTGAAACCCTGCAGGTCGAGGGCGTCACCTGTTACAAGGCGTTCATCTCGGCGCTGCTGGACGTCACCGACAACATCGACCCGTCGGGCAAGGTCGTTCCGCCCAGCGACGTGGTGCGCCACGACGGCGACGACACCTACCTGGTGGTCGCCGCCGACAAGGGCACCGCGACCTTCTCCGACCTCGCCAACGAGATCGCCGCCAAGTACAACTTCTGGCTGGGCGACGCGTTCGCCTCGGGTGGATCCGCCGGATACGACCACAAGAAGATGGGCATCACCGCTCGCGGTGCGTGGGAGTCGGTCAAGCGGCACTTCCGGGAACTGGGTGTGGACACCCAGACCCAGGAGCACACCGCCGTCGGTATCGGCGACATGGGCGGCGACGTGTTCGGTAACGGTCTACTGTGTTCGCCGTTCACCCGGTTGGTCGCGGCGTTCAACCACATGCACATCTTCATCGACCCCGACCCGAGCACCGAGGCCGCCTACGCCGAACGTCGTCGACTGTTCAACCTGCCACGTTCCACATGGGAGGACTTCGACCCCTCGATCATCAGCGAGGGCGGCGGCGTCTTCTCCCGGTCGGCCAAATCGATCCCGCTGACACCGCAGATCCGCCAGGCACTGTCCATCGAGGATGACGTCAAGCAGTTGACGCCCAGCGCGTTGATTCAGGCGGTACTGCGCGCCGAGGTCGATCTGCTGTGGAACGGCGGTATCGGCACCTACGTCAAGGCCGCCGCCGAAACCCACGCCGACGTGGGCGACAAGGGCAACGATGCGTTGCGGGTCAACGGTGAGGAGCTGCGCTGCACCGTCGTCGGTGAGGGCGGAAACCTCGGTTTCACCCAGCGCGGCCGTATCGAGTTCGCGAAGAAGGGCGGTCACATCTCGACCGACTTCATCGACAACTCCGCCGGTGTCGACAGCTCCGACCACGAAGTCAACATCAAGGTCCTGCTGTCTCGCGCCATCACCGCCGGTGAACTGGCCGTGGACGCCCGCGACGACCTGCTGGCCGAGATGACCGACGAGGTCGCCGAACTGTCGTTGCGCGACAACTACGAACAGAACTCGGCGTTGGCCAGCGCGGACGCTCAGGCGCCCAAACTGCTGTCGGTGCACCGCCGGTTGATGAACTACCTGCAACGCACCGCCGGGTTGGACATCGAACTGGAGGCGCTCCCCAACGAGAAGGCCATCACCCACCGAACCGCCACCGGCACCGGGTTGACCGAACCCGAACTCGCGGTCCTGCTGTCGTACGTCAAACTCGGCCTGGCCGACGAGGTCCTGCAGACCTCGCTGCCCGACGAGTCCTGGACCTCGCCGGTCTTGGTCGACTACTTCCCGACGCCACTGCGCAAGCGGTTCGCCCGCCTGATGCCGGAGCACCCGCTGCGCCGCGAGATCGTGACCACCGCGGTGGTCAACGAGGTCGTCAACCGCGGTGGAACCTCCTATGTGTTCCGAGTAGCCGAGGAGACCAGCTGCGCGGTCGCCGATGTGCTGCGGGCCTACGTCATCGTTCGCGAAGTCTTCGGGTTGCGCGACATCTGGAAGCAGATCGAGGGACTGGACAACAAGGTCCCCGCGGAGGCGCAGACCGCCGCGATGCTGGTGGTTCGGCGACTGCTGGACCGCGGTGCCCGGTGGCTGGTGCAGAACCGCAGCGTCCCGTTGGACGTCCCCGGTGAGATCGAGCGGTTGCAGTCGGGCGTCACGACGCTGCTGCCGCGCATCACCGAGCTGCTGCGGGGAACCGAGCGCGACGGCATGAACGAGTACGGCGAACGCCTGGTCTCCAAGGGAGTCCCGCAGGACCTGGCCGACCGGGTCGTGGGCCTCATGTACGGCTTCGGACTGGTCGACGTGGTCGACATCGCCGACACCGTCGGAGAGGATCTGGAAACCGTCGCCGACGTCTACTTCACCGTTACTGCGCGGTTCCGCGCCGACGACGTGCTGAACAAGATCTCGGCACTGTCGCGACTGGACCGTTGGCAGACGCTGGCGCGCATGGCGTTGCGGTACGACCTGTACGCGGCGGTTGCGGCGTTGACCTCCCAGGTCATGCAGTCCACGGCCGATGATCTGTCCCCGGTGGACCGGCTCGACCAGTGGGAGAGCGACAACGCGGCGACGCTGAACCGCGTCACCGGCGCGATGGAGGAGTTCGCCGCCTCCGACGCCGACCTGGCGGCGTTGTCGGTGCTGCTGCGGCAGATCCGCACCCTGGCTCAGGCTTCGGCCTCCCGAGGTGCGCGCTCGGCCTGA
- a CDS encoding GTPase-associated protein 1-related protein, which yields MVDSVVVATTGELDCLLYTHCRPGESLTGEAGFGFQAASAAAGTSARAVVAEHLLHDTATWSDSPATSLAHIHADGWFATASGTPLTESTEREPSVPEFVEPDRNHLTHAVVTTDDAAYGPWRPAQLWNADLWLTEPIPPGPAEPVEAGWTPGVSTETVREYIGAQEYRTEWLVALHSILSDRDDQRRIILIGDDPGEILTWISAVTLLLPRWQALRTGFTVFSSDPFDYSPHRIVGVRPDQVPDGVSPEYPHGAHVFDVTARVHSLVHLDPASQDWVDLFLTADLDRFGDAVEFAAASGLPASPAMSLARACYFDTIPQRRDAGKVANWLVCSTLEQYVQRSPGLLGMLLDYPDPPYDLLVALDDLATMGRLDGHGARIRLALLESERRDVTEVGIYRPDRLDRLPDDQWRDEHRDQAVTLLTDALNTVHPDRFHLVLRLADRFQVDRPEWDPAAVTRFIAWWAENPHLSPDPGTGPGGEALRDRLRAVLRHKCEADYADADRIGRAWSDRAWLWFEGPDFDDALYCACLTTMMATSDEDDRVDLAARQLRAVKPTDVEWAVKVLWRRCSPGAAEWRLLADQLEPGTRVDQQLFAPLREELLNPDARLQPVWLNIAADLIRNELFDDADVSILVAHDATLRELAEQPDSEEDLLALTDYLVETPQLLRLHESTVIDALSHTRLLHAILSLLHRCSHAGQDRYALSLLSRLDEPTSARDLYSAYIVITRQLAGGARIRRLEAILHGILLEEGEPLTERATQVVADLDEALHQEFCDYIDRLRVEAGTPLVQRILKPLLGG from the coding sequence ATGGTCGATTCGGTAGTCGTCGCCACGACAGGCGAACTGGACTGTCTGCTGTACACCCACTGCCGCCCGGGTGAGAGTCTGACCGGTGAGGCGGGTTTCGGTTTTCAGGCCGCCTCGGCGGCGGCCGGGACGTCGGCCCGCGCGGTGGTGGCCGAGCACCTGTTGCACGACACGGCGACCTGGTCCGACTCCCCGGCGACCTCGCTGGCCCATATTCACGCCGACGGCTGGTTCGCCACCGCGTCGGGAACGCCGTTGACCGAATCGACGGAGCGGGAGCCGTCGGTTCCCGAGTTCGTCGAACCGGATCGAAACCATCTGACCCATGCCGTCGTCACGACCGATGACGCCGCCTACGGCCCCTGGCGACCGGCACAGCTGTGGAACGCCGACCTGTGGCTCACCGAACCGATACCGCCGGGTCCCGCCGAGCCGGTCGAGGCGGGTTGGACCCCCGGTGTCTCGACGGAGACGGTCCGGGAATACATCGGTGCGCAGGAGTACCGCACCGAGTGGCTGGTGGCGCTCCATTCGATACTGTCCGACAGGGACGATCAGCGCCGGATCATCCTCATCGGAGACGATCCGGGTGAGATTCTCACCTGGATCAGTGCGGTGACGCTGCTGCTCCCCCGGTGGCAGGCACTTCGAACCGGTTTCACGGTGTTCTCCTCCGACCCGTTCGATTACAGTCCACACCGGATCGTCGGGGTTCGTCCCGACCAGGTTCCCGACGGGGTGTCGCCGGAGTATCCGCATGGTGCCCACGTGTTCGACGTGACCGCGCGGGTGCACAGCCTGGTGCATCTGGATCCGGCGTCGCAGGACTGGGTCGACCTGTTTCTCACCGCCGACCTCGATCGGTTCGGCGACGCGGTGGAGTTCGCCGCCGCATCCGGACTGCCGGCCAGTCCCGCGATGTCGCTGGCCCGCGCCTGCTATTTCGACACCATCCCACAGCGACGCGACGCCGGGAAGGTCGCCAACTGGTTGGTGTGCAGCACCCTCGAACAGTATGTTCAACGCAGCCCGGGCCTGTTGGGCATGTTGCTGGACTATCCCGATCCGCCCTACGACCTGTTGGTCGCGTTGGACGATCTGGCGACCATGGGACGCCTCGACGGTCACGGTGCCCGGATTCGCCTGGCGCTGTTGGAGAGCGAACGACGTGACGTGACCGAGGTCGGGATCTACCGGCCCGACCGGCTGGACCGGTTGCCCGACGACCAGTGGCGGGACGAGCACCGGGATCAAGCGGTCACGCTGCTGACCGACGCCCTCAACACCGTCCATCCCGACCGGTTCCATCTGGTGCTGCGCCTGGCCGACCGGTTTCAGGTCGACCGGCCGGAGTGGGATCCGGCGGCGGTGACCCGGTTCATCGCGTGGTGGGCGGAGAATCCGCACCTGTCACCCGACCCCGGTACCGGCCCCGGTGGTGAGGCGCTGCGTGACCGGCTGCGGGCGGTGCTGCGCCACAAGTGCGAGGCCGACTACGCCGACGCGGATCGGATCGGACGGGCGTGGAGTGACCGGGCCTGGCTGTGGTTCGAGGGGCCCGACTTCGACGACGCGCTCTACTGTGCTTGTTTGACGACCATGATGGCCACCTCCGATGAGGACGACCGGGTCGATCTGGCGGCTCGGCAGTTGCGGGCCGTCAAACCCACCGATGTGGAGTGGGCGGTGAAGGTCCTGTGGCGGCGGTGCTCCCCCGGCGCCGCCGAGTGGAGGTTGCTGGCCGACCAACTGGAACCGGGCACCCGGGTCGATCAACAGTTGTTCGCGCCGCTGCGGGAGGAGCTGCTCAACCCGGATGCCCGGCTGCAACCGGTGTGGTTGAACATCGCCGCCGACCTGATTCGCAACGAGCTGTTCGACGACGCCGACGTATCCATACTGGTGGCTCATGACGCCACCCTGCGCGAGCTTGCCGAGCAGCCCGATTCCGAAGAGGATCTGCTGGCGTTGACGGACTATCTGGTCGAGACTCCGCAACTGCTGCGGCTGCATGAGTCGACGGTGATCGACGCGCTGTCCCACACCCGGTTGTTGCACGCGATCCTGTCACTGTTGCACCGGTGCAGTCATGCCGGGCAGGACCGCTACGCGCTGTCGCTGCTGAGTCGTCTCGACGAACCCACCTCGGCGCGAGACCTGTATTCGGCCTACATCGTGATCACCCGCCAGTTGGCCGGTGGCGCCCGGATTCGGCGGCTTGAGGCGATCCTGCACGGCATCCTCCTGGAGGAGGGCGAACCGCTGACCGAGCGGGCGACCCAGGTGGTCGCCGACCTCGACGAGGCGTTGCATCAGGAGTTCTGCGACTACATCGACCGGCTGCGTGTCGAGGCCGGCACTCCGCTGGTACAGCGCATACTGAAGCCACTGTTGGGCGGTTGA
- a CDS encoding snapalysin family zinc-dependent metalloprotease: MLHVRIRRVLVTLAAAAMAVAGIQLASAATAQADPAPNMATVYYTAYGYQSQSNQAAQIWNNAVPNLNMVSSSNGSIVIYATTGGGSRAYPCGLGCATIYIDSQDVAAGHNALRIVSHEIGHGHRLPDNYNGNCAILMSGGSAGTSCSNPNPSAGEAATVNSYYGGFWSAADSEPVTSGVYDPSLVTVSR, from the coding sequence ATGCTTCATGTCCGAATCAGACGAGTTCTGGTGACGCTCGCCGCCGCAGCCATGGCCGTGGCGGGAATCCAGTTGGCGAGCGCGGCCACCGCCCAAGCCGACCCGGCGCCGAACATGGCCACCGTGTATTACACCGCCTACGGGTATCAGTCGCAGTCGAATCAAGCGGCGCAGATCTGGAACAACGCGGTGCCCAACTTGAACATGGTCTCGTCGAGCAACGGCTCGATCGTCATCTACGCGACCACCGGCGGCGGCAGTCGCGCTTACCCGTGTGGCCTCGGCTGCGCCACCATCTACATTGACAGTCAGGACGTGGCCGCGGGTCACAATGCGTTGCGCATCGTCTCCCACGAGATCGGTCACGGCCACCGACTTCCCGACAACTACAACGGCAACTGCGCCATCTTGATGTCGGGCGGCAGCGCCGGAACGTCCTGCAGCAACCCCAACCCCAGTGCGGGTGAGGCGGCGACGGTCAACAGTTACTACGGCGGTTTTTGGAGCGCCGCCGACAGTGAACCGGTGACGTCGGGTGTCTACGACCCGTCGCTGGTGACCGTCTCCCGGTAG
- a CDS encoding N-acetylmuramoyl-L-alanine amidase has protein sequence MSSSPRISRRTAIRGAVLVGVGAAAAGGTVLTSNLAHADAARPTIASCAEWGARSPRGLTQLTNNPNKIVIHHTATSNSAGTTKQDAYNLAYQIQGWHMNPPNNWADSGQHFTISRGGYVMEGRHTSLQHLDDGRGMVQGAHAPGANSNGIGIENEGLFTSALPPEALWNSLVDFCAYICSQYNIPATEIFGHRDYVATACPGDALYAKLPQLRTEVKAKLDGGGGDPPDFSVIVDNTAGDFGASESWGTSTYSSQKHGSDYRFAQPEAVSDAAYFRANIPAAGNYKIETWYPADPGYNAATPFIIYTANGNQTVKVDQRTGGGKWVSLGTHALTAGNKSVVAVSRWAGGSGYVVADAIRVTSA, from the coding sequence ATGTCCTCAAGCCCTCGGATATCCCGGCGAACCGCCATCCGTGGCGCGGTTCTGGTCGGAGTCGGCGCGGCCGCCGCCGGCGGTACCGTGTTGACGTCCAATCTGGCTCACGCCGACGCGGCTCGACCCACGATCGCCAGTTGCGCCGAATGGGGTGCCCGTTCCCCTCGCGGTCTCACACAGCTGACGAACAATCCGAACAAGATCGTCATCCACCACACCGCGACCTCGAACTCCGCGGGGACGACCAAACAGGATGCCTACAACCTGGCCTACCAGATTCAGGGCTGGCACATGAACCCGCCGAACAACTGGGCGGACTCGGGACAGCATTTCACGATCAGCCGTGGCGGATACGTCATGGAGGGACGCCACACCAGCCTTCAGCATCTCGACGACGGGCGGGGCATGGTTCAGGGCGCCCACGCGCCCGGCGCCAACTCCAACGGCATCGGCATCGAGAACGAGGGCCTGTTCACCTCCGCGCTTCCGCCCGAGGCACTGTGGAACAGCCTGGTCGACTTCTGCGCCTACATCTGCTCGCAGTACAACATTCCGGCCACCGAGATCTTCGGGCACCGGGACTACGTGGCCACGGCGTGCCCCGGCGACGCCCTGTACGCGAAGCTTCCCCAGTTGCGCACCGAGGTCAAGGCCAAACTGGACGGTGGCGGCGGTGACCCGCCGGACTTCTCAGTCATCGTGGACAACACGGCCGGAGACTTCGGCGCGAGCGAATCGTGGGGAACCTCGACGTACTCCAGCCAGAAACACGGCTCGGACTACCGGTTCGCCCAGCCCGAGGCGGTGTCGGACGCGGCGTACTTCCGCGCCAACATTCCGGCCGCCGGTAACTACAAGATCGAGACCTGGTACCCGGCCGACCCCGGATACAACGCCGCGACGCCGTTCATCATCTACACGGCCAACGGAAACCAGACCGTCAAGGTGGACCAGCGCACCGGTGGCGGCAAGTGGGTGTCGTTGGGAACCCACGCACTCACCGCTGGAAACAAGAGTGTCGTCGCGGTGAGCCGTTGGGCCGGTGGCAGCGGTTACGTCGTCGCCGACGCCATTCGGGTGACCTCCGCCTGA
- the trxA gene encoding thioredoxin, whose amino-acid sequence MNSSDPRQAPQRLLAGAVDLSSLAQARPAPDSSSAPPSAPPTGSSGVTVIDVTEGTFQSEVLERSLNTPVVIDFWAEWCGPCKQLSPVLEKLAAEGAGSWVLAKVDVDANPQLAQAFQVQSIPMVVAVVGGRPVDAFQGVQPESTLRQWIGKLIEAAGGEAPPVPADPELEAAEAALEAGDLDAAEAAFDRYLTNNPGDDDAAAGLAQVRLLRRIGEADIEAAMAKAAADPDDIPAALLAADAMVISGQAEAAYDRLIQLVARNSGETRDTVRKHLVELFSVASPQDPVVTKARRKLSAVLF is encoded by the coding sequence ATGAATTCGTCCGACCCTCGTCAGGCACCGCAGCGACTGCTGGCCGGTGCGGTGGATTTGTCGTCGCTCGCCCAAGCCCGTCCCGCTCCCGATTCATCGAGTGCGCCGCCGAGCGCTCCGCCCACCGGTTCGTCGGGTGTCACGGTCATCGACGTCACCGAAGGCACCTTCCAATCGGAGGTCTTGGAACGGTCGCTCAACACCCCCGTGGTGATCGACTTCTGGGCCGAATGGTGCGGGCCGTGTAAGCAGTTGAGCCCGGTGTTGGAGAAGCTGGCCGCCGAGGGCGCCGGCTCCTGGGTGTTGGCGAAAGTGGACGTCGACGCCAATCCGCAACTGGCGCAGGCGTTCCAGGTCCAGAGTATCCCGATGGTCGTCGCCGTGGTCGGTGGCCGTCCGGTCGACGCCTTCCAGGGTGTTCAGCCGGAGTCGACGTTGCGTCAGTGGATCGGCAAGCTGATCGAGGCGGCCGGTGGCGAGGCGCCGCCGGTTCCGGCCGATCCGGAGCTCGAGGCGGCCGAGGCCGCGCTGGAGGCCGGTGACCTGGACGCCGCGGAGGCCGCGTTCGACCGTTACCTCACCAACAACCCCGGTGATGACGACGCCGCCGCCGGCCTGGCGCAGGTGCGGTTGCTGCGACGGATCGGCGAAGCCGACATCGAGGCGGCGATGGCGAAGGCCGCCGCGGATCCCGATGACATTCCGGCGGCGCTGTTGGCGGCCGACGCGATGGTGATCTCCGGTCAGGCCGAAGCCGCCTATGACCGGTTGATTCAATTGGTGGCTCGCAATTCCGGCGAAACGCGCGATACGGTACGTAAACACCTCGTGGAATTGTTCTCGGTGGCATCTCCCCAGGACCCGGTAGTGACAAAGGCCCGTAGGAAACTGTCCGCCGTGCTTTTCTAA